TCAGTTATGAGCAGGGGCTCCCAATATCCTGCCTTACGATATTGAAAAAAACACTTTTCAGGCCGGTATAAAAAGGTCGAACCATGTACAGTGATTCAAGCGGGAAAGTTTTTAAACTTATCGTGTTACCTTTCACAGAATGTCGTTTTTATCATTTCCTGTGGCTCATTGCGTTGTAGCAACGCAAGTTTCAACATGGGGCTCAAAACACAGACGAGTACAAGTAGTTTTAGCAGCCACTTGACAGGCTGAAATGGAAATTATTTTGGGGCCAAGAcacttcattatatatatacaatctACTGATATACATGAATATGCACAACGCATACTGCTTTTTGTGCAGACAAGCATTGAGATGGAATGTGGACAACCAATCGGCTGTATAAATAGCAGTAGAACCTTAGATTATTGAGAGCACACTCGGAAATGTGGTATTAATTCTGGTTCCAGGCCCGGAACAAGCAAAGAGATGCCCCTTACTCTTTGGCCTGAAAAAGTAAACATCGTTGCTTCaggatatattatatatatacaaaaaaaaatgatggcCTGACGAAAAAATAGAGACGGGGTGAGAACAACAACATGAGAAAACAATCAGACAAACTAGACGTGCAAGCAGAATTAATCGATCGGGGAGGACACGGACATGCCGTTTCTACTCTAATCATGCGGTTTACTGGCAGATATACACTACATGTTCTTTTTTGAATGTCGTTGTCCTAATCTTAACAgtgagaaagaaaagaggggaTATCAAACGCATTAGACAAGCTTGTCATCATACTCTAAATAGTGACAAAGAAATGTACCTTGTTCTCTGAGTTATTATCCATACTCTCAGCTACATCAAGAGCGTTATTTGCCATAGGGTTACTGCAAGATAGCAAAGAaatagaagaataagaagagaTCAGCATACAGCATAAAGGCATATGAAGCTAGATGACCTTAAGAAAATCATTGATGAGTTTCCAGTTTTCACTTACTACCTTTCATCTCCTAACTTGAGGTGCTCATTGCCAAATGTGCTCAAATCCCGACAAGGGCTTGCAGCATCGGGTTTATTTGAATCCTGCAAAAGAGAGCCTTAGCCGACAGAGTACGTGGTTGAATACAATAAGGACGTCATTCCCAAATCACCATTGACATGAAACTTACAGCACATTTTTCCTCTTTCCAACCAGGAACATTTTCTGAAAGAAGGGTGATGTATTTCTCCATCGCTGCATCTGGACTCATGTTTCCAAGCCTTTGCCAAGCATTCCTTCACAATGTAAGCATTGCCCCCCATCACTCACATATAGCAGCTTTGAACCCTGTTATTATACCTACCAATCAATCTATACCGTGTAATTTGGTACACAGCAGGCCCTAATATTTTGCAAATACTCGGTCTTGTGGTCTAGGATTTTAAAACAGTCACGGAGGTGTCACGAAAGCCCAACAATCTTAGTTTAAATTTAGACATCAGAAGTTTATATTGATTTAAGAGTATAATCCTACCGTTTATTTGGAATTCTCAGGCTAAGTCACTCGATAGATCTTTAACCTATACATACACAATCCAGAGTAGTTCAGGGTTGGCAAGTGTATGGTTAAAAGCCAAGAGTGGCCAGGGCTAGATGCAATGCAGTTGGCGCATTTTCCAGTCAAAGGAAAATCCACTGATCCTCTCACGACCAATGCTTAGTTGCCTTCTCCTAATGATTCGTTAAGCTTTCGGTTTTCGACTTTCAACGAGCTATCCGCCGGGAGATCGAGCAGACAGATCAGTTTATACCCAATTCTAGAAAGAGCAATTCATTGGTCAATTCATATGCCTTTTTAATCGGCCTTAACTTGGAATCTACACGTCTTATCTGAAGAATACTGCATTATAATCAGTTCAAACTTCTAAGCTGTTATGTCTATAAAGCAAATGTAAATCCACGCGGAACAATCCGAATCTGGTCACCAATAGATATCGAATGATAAAGCCGAAAACTTTGCCCTGTTTTGAACAGAGAATCGAGATGTTATAGAGAATAATGGTACCACTTAGCCCGAGCGGAGACCTTGAGAGCCATAGGCTGCGGCTCATGGCAAGGCCCTTCAGTAGCAACCTTGTGGAGTCCGTACAGCTGCATCATCACATCGCTGCCCACACTCTCCAAGAAGTAGTTGGTTTCTCCAGCGCCGGCAAAGTTCGCCGCCACAGCGAAATCCTTCTCCAGCTCGGTCCTCTCGATTCCCTCCCAATCATCATCCTCACCATCACCGTCTCTTTTAGTCATCTCGTCCTCAGCCTCCTCAGTCTCGGACTTGAATTCCGGCACCTCCTCCGATTCCGCGACGCTAGCCTGATCAGGCGCCGATTCCACGCTGTTACGTTCAAACGGTTCATCATCCCGTTGCCGGACTTCTTCAACGCAGCATTGACCAGATTTCTCCTCCTCCAGCGGCTCCTCAACCGGCTCAACCGCCACCGGAGACTTCTCCAGCACTTCGTGACGATCGACTTCAATTTCTCCGCTCACCGTCGGCGTCTCTTCAACTTCCGCATCCCGAGAAGCAACCAGCTCAGCCTCGACCCGGTGAACCTCCTCCACGGCTTCCTCCACAAGCTCGACCCTGCTCTCGCCTTCGAAGCCCCGGGCGCTCAACCTGTCCTCGAATTTAACTTCCTCCATGCCAAAGCCACGATCGAGCCCTGCTGTCTCCCCTGATTCAGCCTCCGGGCGGGCAGCAGCGTCACCGGCCATCGCCACCGACACGAGCTTTGCGACTATGAAGGAGAACATGACGGCGAGAACCGCCGTCGCGAACAGCTCGTGGACCAGCTCCATGATCGAGACCACCTCCACGGATCAAAGAAGGAcgaggagaaggaggagatGAAGGGGGATGGGTTACTGCCGTTCACGGAACTGTGAATGTGTACGGGAGCGGTGGACTGtgggagagaagaagaaggagaagaaaaagatgtCGCGAGGAGAAAGTATATTTGCGAAGCAGAGGGAAGGCATATTCGagctggttttctttttcttgctgATAGCAAAGGCGCATCATTGGCTCCCTGCTGTTGGCTGCGCCGGGAGCACGTGCGCCCTGGCAAGAAGAACATGTGTGGTCCCACCGTGTCGTGGAGCCAACGCTGGAGTGGACGGTGATGATAAGGATTGAGGAATGCAAAACTCGATGGAACGACTTTGGCTTATTACATGAAGGAATGCAAGCTTACATGTTTCGATCCTTTTCTTCTAACGAATGATGATGATTTTACCTAGTACCTACACCAATATGGTTTTAAAGAACAACTTGACATTACTAGAATAAAGTAAAATGTTCAAAAACTGAcaataaaattagagttatTGTATGATTCTCTAAATTATGTACAacttcaaaaaatataaagagcGTAACAAGATATGTAAGATGGAGTGTCTATACTCGCTTACGACTAACAATCTTTGACCAATTGAAATGGATCTTTTGTTGTGAATATTATAGCCAATTTGATTATCTAAATAATGATAGTTCAAAATGATACTAAAAGCTtctcaataaaaaaaacactaaTTAAGTAATTAGAAGAAACTATTATCTTGTTTTCAAACATGCCAGCTACAAGGACGTTAGGGGTGTAACTGTCACCGAGATCTTCaatgtttgtattttttaaattagaaatTATCCCAGTtagtttttcaaataattcCCCATATAAGGAACTTTGGTGCAAATAGTACAGACTATTGTCTCAATCTTGATCCATGTGTTTGCTTTCAAAAGTACACATGGACTCGTACATGGAGGTCATCTCAATTCTATCGAGAGTTGATTAGACATAATCCAATTACTTATaatttcaatgaaattttcttgttattactattaatttttttggtgtaCTGTGATATTCGGAAACCCAACTGCCCCGATTAATCTAGTTCGAATTGGATTGACCCTCTAAATGGATAAAATTCTCATAACGTGGATATTCTCAATTCACAAAACTCAAACTTTagaccttatttaagagaaataagCGTCGAACAACTTGAACTGATCATGTtggtattattattatttttaagtaaaatgTTTTATAAAAAGATTATTAGTACTCGTTGAGAACTCATCCCAATTAGCcgtatatttttcaaatgaagacaaaataaagaaaacaaaaacacTCCTATATAATTGTTTGTTGGCCGACAAAATACGCACTTGTATATGAGAACCATTAATAGAAAAGAATATATAGGATTAAGTTGCTAAGACCCCATAATCCATATGATATGGATGACCAAATATATAGTTGGTGTGATCTTATGGGGATGGCGCATGGAGCCGGTGCAGGCAACCGCGGGTGCTTTTGTCTGGCATGAGAAGAGGAGGGGGCGTGGGGGGCCCAGCCTCTAGCTGGCAGCGTTAGCGAAGgcaagaaaaggagaaaaactTCAATCGGTTTCGatcttcatttttcttaaataacgTTTTAAATTAGAATTATGTGAATGCAGGAAATCTGCTATTGATAGAGTTTTATTGGATTGGCCcgttttaaattaaattaatcacGACACACTGAATTTTCGAAAATCACGATGTatatcggaaaaaaaaaaaggccacgGGGGACTGGATTGGGCCTGAGAAAATAACCTGAAAAAGTGCCGATAACATCCAATGAGGGGGCGTGACTTGGCGACCGTTTGCGTTGTCCCCTCAACGGCGGGAGCTAAACGTCATTATAGCGTTCCCCGCCGTGGGCTCCTCCCCCCACTCCCCTTTTCTGGCGCGTGGATTCCAAACGACcaattggaaaaataaaaattgttgTCTACCTTGGCAATATTATCTTTTCTTGGTCGGTCGATCGGTCTATTCCGTTTCATTctgaattaataatattaataataattgggAGAAATTACTAGTTGTGTACGGATTTTGATTTCAAAAACGTGCACAATTGCTTTTCTCAcgttttgttttttcttagGAATTGAACTCCAGTTATGAACCTGGCAAAAAAAGGTTGACTAAATCACGAGGTAGACTGTACACACGGGAGTGCCGTAGGATCTTAGACTACCTCCACCACTGATCTTTATCTCCCACTGTTATATAGGCGCTAAATCAAATAGACACAacctcgaaaaaaaaaaaaaagactcgTCACTCCAGTTATAGTCTCTAAGTTTAAATCTCTGGTCGGTCCCACACtcatatttatattcatttaatCAGTATAactcaaattaataattaataattaataattcttaaatttaattaattaaatcgtaataattattattaaaaaatctcTAATGAACCCTTCACAGCCAAATTcccatttatttaaaaaattcaaaaaaatataggaCAATTGCTGTCACTTGGGGTCTACTGTCACCGTGCGGCATCAGTTGATTGTGTCTCTCGTTCGAGAGATGCTCTAGCGGGAGAAACTCTTCCGCTGGTCTCTCTTCTCGCCACGTGGCGAGAGAGACCCGACAATAGAATCCCGCTGAACAtagctttatatataatgctttttttcataattctttCATTAGTGTATAAtcctaatttattataaagttAAACTAGAGGGTTTTAATTTTCTCCACTAAATTAGTAAGtgattattaaatttatctttaCTGAgagtttttaaataataaatgaagaaaaattatcTTCTAACACTTTCCGTGAACAACACCAGTACTTCCCAACCACACTTTAGCACTTTCTTTGAGGATTAAAGGTTGTGAAGGATTATTGAGGGTTAATTTATAGAGAAAGGTTAACAATTTatgttttgtttttgaaaaagaaagggaggGTTAAAGAGGAATAACAAATCTCaccataattatttataatctCTATCTTTTCGGGTGTTATGGAAActtataaaaatcaaaatcaagagTCAGGGTCTTTTCTAATATTATCACCTTgcgagtaaaaaaaaataagaatgcTTCCACAATTCACACAACTCTGTCCCTCCTAACCAACATAACACTGCCCCTTTCCGCCTTTCTATAACCTTTAATCCAAACAAAGCGCAGGGATTGTTTGAGttatagattatataataACTCATCCATAACCCACCATCCCATAACAAGTCATAACCAGCAACCATAACAAGCTATTGTGTATGTTAAATCGAGATGATAAACAAAAACTGCTTAGATAGTTCAAAGAGTAATCATCTTACTGCATTTGGAAGGATATTAATACTGCATTATtgcaaaaataaatgtaaattttttattttaaacccCTTTTTCTGAATGAACTAAGGCAGCGAACACGATGGTCGTATATGTATAGTCCCATTGATTTTCGTTTTAACAAAGGTTAGTTTGCAATAAATTTGATTCAGAAAAATTAATGTGAACGTCACTTTCATACAAATAGTTTTCATATAATGGTTCATACATTAAACATGTTAGAAAATCCCAACTTGAATAACTCACATAAGACAAGCCTAGGCAAAATATCGTATATACAATCAAATGATGATAAGATTGTTGAATATAGAGGGACCATTCTAAGGGGTTAAGTGAAGCGATACAAGTTATCAActtaaacttaaaattaaaaggtTCAAAATTCAATCATTATTAGTGGAATTCCCATTGCCTTTACTTTTCTTTATCCCCAATTAGGCTTATgagctttatttatttatttattttcggTGTGTATCTTGGTATCCAGAAATCTAATGGGAtttgactaattcagttgggagatcgagcattaaaggttattctctCTCCCAACAAGTGCGTTTTTCGGAATTCAAACTTGTGTTTTCTTCTTTACGAGGTGAGCTACTTACCACTCAGCCAACACTTTTGTTGGTGCTTACTAGCTTTATTTGTAATAGGAAAGTAGAAGGATCATGCTGAGATGAGAAGAAAACTTCGAGGTGCGAAGtggaataaaataatattttggtGATCAAATAAAATTCGACAACACTGCTCCCGCGTACATTTCCTACTGGACTCCTCGCCACGCTCCCAATGGCCGATTGACGGAAGCTCTTCACCCAGTCGGCCAGTGGTCAAATCGCTCTGACGGAGGAGACTTCTCCGACTCGCGATCAGTTCCCGTCCGCCGGCAGCTATCAAGTGAGCTGCATTCTCCGTCTTTCCGATTTGGGTTTCTGATTCAGCAAGtaggttttttatttttttgtgttaTGCTTACTGAGGAGTTAGTGGCCATGGATAGCTGGATCCCACACTGATGACTGATCAGAAGAATGCTGAATTTTGTCTTGTGCCGCCTGCGGCAAACCTAAACAGTGTTGCATGTTGATCAGGAAGCTCTTAGCGGGCTCTGCTGGGCTAAAATTGGGATGGGGAACAGTTGGATTGCTTTGATCAAGTCTAATCTGCTCTGATGTTAAAGATTTTGTGCCATTTCATGAAATTTCCAATGCCCTGTTACTCTTTTTTGTGATCGCGCGAGCTCGATTGTTCGAAAATGGTAATGCTTTTGTGGATTCTTGAACGAAATACGTGTTCATGCATGTTTCTCTTTGTGCATTCTGATGTGCAGGTATGTACCGAACGCGTAAGCGAGTGAGAGATGAAGGGGTTGCTTCTTCAGTGCAACAATCGAGAGCTGAATCCTCTAGAATTAGAAATGATGGGGTTGCCTCTATGATACGAAAATCTCGAGCTGAGTCGTCTATTGTTAGAGATGATGGGATTGCCTCTAGGATACGGAAATCTCAACCTGAATCCTTTAGAGTTAGAGATGATGGGGGTGCCTCTTCGATACGAAAATCTCGAGGTGAAACTCCTAGGGGGCCACAACAGGATCACAGTTCCTTTAGGGATGATGACGAGGAAGTCTACCCTAGGCAAGATATCAGCAGCGGTGCAGTGAATGACAGAGTCTACTCTGCGATTTTGGAGACAATCAAGAGTATTTTGCCAGAAGTTGAAACTTCACAAAAAAATGCTCATGACAAGACGCCTGCTCGTCCTCCTGCTGGTGGTGGAATATTCTGGAAGGATAAGTCTGATTTAGAAGCGTTTCGTGACCGTGCTAATGAGGCACATGCATCAAGATACCGAGAGAGTGATGGTGAATATAATAGTACAGAAGCACTCCATAAGAGACTTGAGAGACTCGAGCAACTGTTGATGTCTTCTCAAACAGCTTCAGTGGTGAAACAACAGCAAGACCATCATAATGATATCTTGATGAGACTCTTAGGTCTCTCTTCAGATGCCCATCAAGTACGACTTGGGCAAGGTAGAACTGAGATGCAATAGTTCTGTGTCTTTTAGTGAATAAATGATTTTTCATCTATCTTCCTTTGTTTACACCATGTAACTCTTGTTGTTACAGGAAATATCAAGGAAATTCACAGGCCTGCAAATATCTCCAGAGTCCTAGAGGAAGTAGGTTCTCAAGTCCAAGCAAGATATCCGCCACGGTCCCAAAGgaatatagagagagaaacatTTGCACCTCCACGCATTTCCTTTCCATTTGAGAATTCTCGTGAACTGCTAAACAGAGGTATTAAAATTAACAGGGCAATATGACAAGTACCAGTGCCCTTAATGTGTTGGACTAATCCACGACTGGATGTTGAACAAATATATTTACGTTTCTTTTAAACTGGTCAACTTTTATTCTTGCAGGTAATGTTGCAGACAACAGTAAGCATGCAAGTAATCATGGAGTCCGTGAGAGAACTGCCTGTCAAGTACAGTCGAGTTCTCGAGCACCGTCACATGGCAATTTGGAACCACAAATCTCTTCACGTTTGCCAAATTCCTTATCCGTAGTTGATGCTCTTGAAGTGCTCCTCTCTGGTAAATAGAACCCTATTTTATCGTTAGGATGTTGATTAATACTAGAAGGCATCATTGATGGTAGACAGGATGTTAATTGTTGATGATATCCATTCACTTTTGGTGTTCCTTGATTAAGTTGTTCTTTTGTAGGAAGTATCACTGGAAATGGCAGACGTGAATACGGTCAAGAAGATATAAGCCGTATAGGTTCTCAATTTCAAGCAAGCCATCAAGAACAATCTCAGGATAATTTAGAACGAGAAATCTCTTCCCCTCCATCAATTCCCTTAGCCATGGAGGACTCTCCAGAAGAGCTTATCGCAGGTGCaggaccttttttttttccactcgTATAATAAAGCTCAATATATATGCGAGGTGGATTAGGGATGTATATTTTTGGTATAATCAGAATTACACTTGGGGTCTCTACATGTTTATGGGCATGATTGATTTTATGTCATGTTCTTGAAACCTTTTGTGTTTTGTGACCCctcttttttatatatgcTTAATTACGCATCTACTTGGTgcctcttaatttttttttcctttactaCTCAAagctcaatatatataaagggcAATGTgaaatgtgtatgtatgtcAGGTATATTGATCAAGAGCTAATTGACAATTTTTACAGGAAACATGATGGGTAATGGTAAGCAGGCAAAGATTCATAAAGTCCAAAGTCGAGGAGAGTCTCAAGTCCGACATGAAAATTCAGACTCACAAATGTCTTCATTCCCGCCAAATTCCTTGCCAACTGAGGATTTTCTTGAAGAGGGTGTCATGGGT
Above is a window of Punica granatum isolate Tunisia-2019 chromosome 7, ASM765513v2, whole genome shotgun sequence DNA encoding:
- the LOC116214034 gene encoding acyl-CoA-binding domain-containing protein 3-like, which gives rise to MELVHELFATAVLAVMFSFIVAKLVSVAMAGDAAARPEAESGETAGLDRGFGMEEVKFEDRLSARGFEGESRVELVEEAVEEVHRVEAELVASRDAEVEETPTVSGEIEVDRHEVLEKSPVAVEPVEEPLEEEKSGQCCVEEVRQRDDEPFERNSVESAPDQASVAESEEVPEFKSETEEAEDEMTKRDGDGEDDDWEGIERTELEKDFAVAANFAGAGETNYFLESVGSDVMMQLYGLHKVATEGPCHEPQPMALKVSARAKWNAWQRLGNMSPDAAMEKYITLLSENVPGWKEEKCADSNKPDAASPCRDLSTFGNEHLKLGDESNPMANNALDVAESMDNNSENKAKE